The following are encoded in a window of Heteronotia binoei isolate CCM8104 ecotype False Entrance Well chromosome 9, APGP_CSIRO_Hbin_v1, whole genome shotgun sequence genomic DNA:
- the FOXM1 gene encoding forkhead box protein M1 produces MKSSPYRPLILQRRKLPLSHGDASSGALAGEEGSGGQGNGPLRHQQARAGERSTKRKTPGTLQLPAGIKTTDPPPAALPAGRNVLTIMEALAVAQGKEWGSSKPNKSIPLSSGSSSPAVEARELDQPFRSEDQHSSPSNKALEEDDAGPSSGATKGPAVWASESPSLEGQEQEGNSSREAPSCELDSSLTNIQWLGKMSSDGLSACSLTKGTEKENQTPKPEAAVQMERDAAPSSSSASWLEAFTERPPYSYMAMIQFAINSTERKRMTLKDIYAWIEDHFPYFKHVAKPGWKNSIRHNLSLHDMFVRETLANSKTSFWTIHPEANRYLTLDQVFKQQKRRTADLQKNPGSTGGNPAEPHPACRKMKPLLPRVSSYLVPVQFPLSQSLLLPPSTKIPLLVTQSTSEPAQSSKRVRIAPKVLPTSVKPPLFSPAVSIKEEASCGEDSSPPSASHQPAKEDARQSNRELLPAGLAIKKERGFSRSGAGAAPSRAALPGEELPGPGEGELGLLLPVPKRQRGRLGALEQPSQETPELQGHKWHRRKQLLAPPHPEEPVLLLPSSRAALDPFTLGQPHSSPLEQGGRPLGSATRMNCSRECGPCRTPAQETFGKQPASSPPCERPTGAPALTLAGPSLKEDSAPDLSPRRSPPAPLLSLQQNPGLSTSLGLSSCDSPQPPLLHPEASTMLSGPLASSPSSSSQSPPEFQASLLLLSPGNCPPPAEGLFLDPMNESLSKVLLDVSFPGFDEDSLGAPDLSWSHLLPDLK; encoded by the exons ATGAAGAGCAGCCCTTATAGGCCCCTGATCCTGCAGAGACGGAAGCTGCCTCTCTCCCATGGGGATGCCTCCTCTGGCGCTCTGGCAGGAGAGGAGGGCTCCGGGGGGCAGGGCAATGGGCCCCTTCGCCACCAACAGGCAAGGGCAGGGGAGCGCAGCACAAAGAGGAAGACACCTGGGACCCTCCAACTCCCTGCTGGGATCAAGACAACTGACCCTCCGCCGGCAGCCCTCCCTGCTGGCCGGAATGTCCTGACCATCATGGAAGCTCTGGCGGTAGCCCAAGGGAAAGAATGGGGCAGCTCCAAGCCAAACAAATCGATTCCTCTCAGCAGTGGGAGCAGCTCTCCCGCTGTGGAAGCTCGAGAACTGGACCAGCCATTCAGATCTGAAGATCAGCACAGCAGTCCCTCTAACAAAGCACTGGAAGAAGACGATGCTGGACCAAGCTCTGGGGCAACGAAAGGGCCGGCAGTTTGGGCCTCAGAATCGCCATCTCTCGAGGGACAAGAGCAGGAAGGAAACA GCAGTAGAGAAGCTCCAAGTTGCGAACTGGACAGCAGTCTGACCAACATCCAGTGGCTGGGCAAGATGAGCTCCGACGGCCTGAGCGCCTGCAGTCTGACCAAAGGGACAGAGAAGGAGAACCAGACACCCAAGCCGGAAGCTGCTGTCCAA ATGGAAAGAGATGCAGcaccttcctcctcctcggcctcgTGGCTGGAGGCCTTCACTGAGCGACCACCCTATTCCTACATGGCCATGATCCAGTTTGCCATCAACAGCACAGAGAGGAAGCGCATGACGCTAAAAGACATCTACGCCTGGATTGAGGACCATTTCCCTTACTTTAAGCATGTGGCAAAGCCAGGCTGGAAG AACTCTATACGGCACAATCTTTCCCTTCATGACATGTTTGTGCGGGAGACCCTTGCCAACAGCAAAACCTCCTTCTGGACTATTCACCCTGAAGCAAATCGCTACCTGACCCTGGACCAGGTGTTCAAG CAGCAAAAGCGGCGCACTGCTGATCTGCAGAAGAACCCGGGGAGCACAGGTGGGAACCCGGCCGAGCCCCACCCTGCCT GCCGCAAAATGAAGCCATTGCTGCCCCGCGTCAGTTCCTACCTGGTTCCGGTCCAGTTTCCTCTGAGCCAGTCTCTCCTCCTCCCGCCTTCCACCAAGATCCCACTGCTTGTGACCCAGAGCACCTCCGAGCCTGCACAGAGCAGCAAGCGGGTACGCATCGCTCCCAAG GTGTTGCCAACTAGTGTGAAGCCACCCCTGTTTTCCCCTGCCGTCTCCATAAAAGAAGAGGCTTCTTGTGGGGAAGACTCCTCTCCTCCATCTGCTTCCCACCAGCCCGCAAAGGAGGATGCCCGTCAGAGCAACAGAGAGCTGCTCCCCGCAGGCCTGGCTATAAAAAAGGAAAGGGGCTTTTCCCGGTCTGGGGCAGGGGCCGCTCCATCGCGCGCAGCGTTGCCCGGGGAGGAGCTGCCAGGgccaggggagggagagcttggcTTGCTCCTCCCGGTGCCCAAAAGGCAGAGGGGGCGGCTTGGAGCCCTGGAGCAGCCCTCCCAGGAGACACCTGAGCTGCAGGGGCACAAGTGGCATCGCAGGAAGCAGCTCTTGGCCCCGCCTCACCCGGAAGAGCCCGTCCTGCTCCTGCCATCCAGCCGGGCTGCTTTGGATCCGTTCACACTGGGACAGCCCCACAGTTCTCCCTTGGAGCAAGGTGGTCGTCCTCTGGGAAGTGCGACCCGCATGAACTGCTCTCGAGAGTGTGGCCCATGCAGAACTCCTGCACAAGAGACGTTTGGCAAGCAGCCAGCTTCTTCCCCCCCTTGTGAAAGGCCCACTGGTGCCCCTGCCCTGACGCTGGCTGGTCCCTCCCTCAAGGAAGACAGCGCCCCAGATCTGAGCCCCCGGAGGAGCCCTCCAGCCCCACTGCTGTCCCTCCAGCAGAACCCAGGCCTTAGCACTTCCCTGGGGCTGTCCTCGTGTGACTCCCCTCAGCCCCCGCTTCTGCATCCAGAAGCCAGCACCATGCTCTCAGGGCCACTggcaagctctccttcctccaGCAGCCAGTCACCGCCAGAGTTCcaggcctctctcctcctcctctccccggGCAACTGTCCCCCCCCAGCAGAGGGCCTCTTCCTGGATCCCATGAATGAGAGCCTGAGCAAAGTCCTGCTGGACGTCAGTTTCCCGGGCTTTGATGAGGACAGTCTGGGGGCTCCTGATCTCAGCTGGTCACACCTCTTGCCTGATCTGAAATGA